The Rhododendron vialii isolate Sample 1 chromosome 8a, ASM3025357v1 genome has a window encoding:
- the LOC131298945 gene encoding uncharacterized protein LOC131298945: MAAAATRAAFLISIQQPPPPSSHHHHLLLVRPTLPSSLATNRRRPSPVVSCLVSGGGVSDDFISTTKSSVFDREFSVIASMLQKIEPLDNSVISKGVSDSAKDSMKQTISTMLGLLPSDQFSVTVRVSKRPLDRLLMSSIITGYTLWNAEYRVLLMRNFDISTDDWRNTDFLGGNEISEVKCEENEGGGASDVGVDTCGEDLQRGIDIESLANLSPEALKYIQQLESELSTAKKELNARKQENLQMECLRGSNNDLLEYLRSLEADMVTVLSRPSSLEVEEIIHQLVGNILSKFFKDDSTSDFVGDSAIRSLGNLESSDDESCDTIGTSRDYLAKLLFWCMLLGHHLRGLENRLHLSCAVGLL, from the exons ATGGCGGCGGCCGCAACCAGGGCTGCTTTCCTCATCTCAATCCAACAACCACCGCCTCCctcctcccaccaccaccacctcctcctcgtCCGCCCCACACTTCCCTCCTCCCTCGCCACCAACCGCCGCCGCCCCTCCCCCGTCGTCAGCTGCCTGGTCTCCGGCGGAGGTGTCTCCGATGACTTCATATCCACCACCAAGTCCAGCGTCTTCGATCGGGAATTCTCCGTGATCGCCAGTATGTTGCAAAAAATCGAACCTTTAGACAATTCCGTTATTTCCAAGGGCGTCTCGGATTCTGCCAAGGACTCCATGAAGCAGACCATCTCCACCATGCTCGGCTTGCTTCCGTCCGATCAGTTTTCCGTTACCGTTAGGGTTTCTAAGCGCCCTTTAGATCGCCTCCTTATGTCTTCCATAATCACGGG GTATACTCTGTGGAATGCGGAGTACCGGGTATTGTTGATGCGGAACTTCGATATATCGACAGATGATTGGAGAAATACGGATTTTCTAGGGGGAAATGAGATTTCAGAGGTGAAGTGTGAGGAGAATGAGGGTGGTGGGGCTAGTGATGTTGGAGTTGATACTTGCGGTGAAGATTTGCAGAGGGGCATTGATATTGAGAGTCTTGCCAATTTGTCTCCTGAGGCTCTGAAATACATCCAGCAGTTGGAGTCAGAGCTTTCTACCGCTAAGAAG GAACTGAATGCCAGGAAGCAGGAGAATTTGCAAATGGAGTGTTTAAGAGGAAGTAACAATGATTTGTTGGAGTATCTTCGGTCCTTGGAAGCTGATATG GTGACTGTGCTATCTCGACCATCATCATTAGAGGTGGAGGAAATTATTCACCAACTTGTCGGAAACATATTGAGCAAATTCTTTAAAGATGATTCTACCTCAGATTTTGTGGGAGATTCAGCCATAAGGAGTTTAGGGAACTTAGAAAGCAGTGATGATGAAAGTTGCGATACCATTGGCACTTCAAGGGATTACCTAGCAAAGCTTCTTTTCTG GTGTATGTTACTGGGCCATCACTTAAGAGGCTTGGAGAACAGACTGCACCTAAGTTGTGCCGTTGGATTGTTGTAA